The following coding sequences are from one Candidatus Eisenbacteria bacterium window:
- a CDS encoding CoA transferase — protein sequence MTTDRPPLGGIRILAATQLGAGPFGLMFLSDLGAEVVKIENPATRGDEARTVPPFNDPAAHDGLYFQSLNRGARSLTLNLAHPEGRALLHRLVPRFDAVYNNLRGDLTTTLGLDYATLGTSNPRLVCCSLSGFGRTGPRRDEPAYDYLLQAYAGFMSVTGEPDAPPTKCGISIVDFSGGMLSALALMIGLHRARATGRGCDLDVSLLDTALSMLNYMAAWSLDRGWAPARYAGGAHQSLVPSQSFATADGWLAIMVMKEKFWERLALRLGLPELRDDARFRTFADRLANRAALIPILCARFRERTTAEWLERLRGHVPVAPVYTVAEALADEQAAAREMVIDVAHPVFGALRQVGSPIKVDGVRPTYRPASALGADTAALLAEIGVDGAALAALRAKGVV from the coding sequence GTGACGACCGACCGCCCGCCGCTCGGCGGGATCCGCATCCTCGCCGCGACCCAGCTCGGCGCGGGGCCGTTCGGCCTGATGTTCCTCTCCGACCTCGGCGCCGAGGTCGTGAAGATCGAGAACCCCGCGACGCGCGGCGACGAGGCGCGCACGGTGCCGCCGTTCAACGATCCCGCGGCGCACGACGGCCTCTACTTCCAGTCCTTGAACCGCGGCGCGCGGAGCCTGACGCTCAACCTCGCGCACCCCGAGGGGCGCGCCTTGCTGCACCGCCTCGTCCCCCGCTTCGACGCCGTCTACAACAACCTGCGCGGCGACCTCACCACGACCCTCGGCCTCGACTACGCGACGCTCGGGACGTCGAACCCGCGCCTCGTGTGCTGCTCGCTGTCGGGATTCGGCCGCACCGGACCGCGCCGCGACGAGCCCGCCTACGACTACCTGCTGCAGGCATACGCGGGCTTCATGAGCGTCACCGGCGAGCCCGACGCGCCGCCCACCAAGTGCGGCATCTCGATCGTCGACTTCTCGGGCGGGATGCTCTCGGCCCTCGCCCTCATGATCGGCCTCCATCGCGCCCGGGCGACGGGGAGGGGCTGCGACCTCGACGTGTCGTTGCTCGACACCGCGCTCTCGATGCTGAACTACATGGCCGCCTGGTCGCTCGATCGCGGATGGGCGCCCGCCCGCTACGCGGGCGGCGCGCATCAGAGCCTGGTCCCCAGCCAGAGCTTCGCGACCGCGGACGGCTGGCTCGCGATCATGGTGATGAAGGAGAAGTTCTGGGAGCGGCTCGCCCTGCGCTTGGGCCTTCCGGAGCTGCGCGACGACGCGCGCTTCCGGACCTTCGCCGATCGCCTCGCGAACCGCGCGGCGCTGATCCCCATCCTGTGCGCCCGCTTCCGCGAGCGGACGACGGCCGAGTGGCTGGAGCGGCTTCGCGGCCACGTGCCGGTGGCCCCCGTCTACACCGTCGCCGAGGCGCTCGCCGACGAGCAGGCGGCGGCGCGCGAGATGGTGATCGACGTCGCGCACCCGGTCTTCGGGGCGCTCCGGCAGGTGGGATCGCCGATCAAGGTCGACGGCGTCCGTCCCACCTACCGTCCGGCGTCGGCGCTCGGCGCCGACACGGCGGCGCTGCTCGCCGAGATCGGCGTCGACGGCGCGGCGCTCGCGGCGCTGCGCGCGAAGGGCGTCGTGTAG
- a CDS encoding enoyl-CoA hydratase, with amino-acid sequence MPAAVVTTERLGTVVRITMNRPEARNAQSTGLILALDDAMRAAAADEAVRVVILAAAGPSFSAGHDLKPVVGQTKDDAWRKLRRTPEGRLRHERELYVEKCLAIYHLPKPVIAQVQGHCVAAGLMLAAMCDLIVAADDAVFSNPVLRMTGAGVELLVEPWELGLRKAKEFLWTGDAIDAREAWRLGLVNRVVPRRRLAAETLALAERIALVPPVTASLVKESLNQTAALMGKEHAWRYHFMVHQFMHGTKTAQDALRARRKTGSVRAMLAERDRKFARAGRKPR; translated from the coding sequence ATGCCGGCGGCCGTCGTCACGACCGAGCGCCTCGGCACGGTCGTGCGCATCACCATGAACCGGCCCGAGGCGCGCAACGCGCAGAGCACCGGGCTGATCCTCGCGCTCGACGACGCCATGCGCGCCGCCGCGGCCGACGAGGCCGTGCGGGTCGTGATCCTCGCCGCCGCCGGGCCGAGCTTCTCGGCCGGGCACGACCTCAAGCCCGTCGTCGGCCAGACGAAAGACGACGCGTGGCGGAAGCTGCGCCGCACGCCCGAGGGACGCCTGCGACACGAGCGCGAGCTGTACGTCGAGAAGTGCCTCGCCATCTATCACCTGCCGAAGCCGGTCATCGCGCAGGTGCAGGGCCACTGCGTCGCCGCGGGGCTCATGCTCGCGGCGATGTGCGACCTCATCGTCGCAGCCGACGACGCCGTGTTCTCGAATCCGGTGCTCCGCATGACGGGCGCGGGCGTCGAGCTGCTGGTCGAGCCGTGGGAGCTGGGGCTCCGCAAGGCGAAGGAGTTCCTGTGGACCGGGGACGCGATCGACGCGCGCGAGGCGTGGCGCCTCGGGCTCGTGAACCGCGTCGTCCCACGCCGGCGCCTCGCGGCCGAGACGCTCGCCCTCGCCGAGCGCATCGCGCTCGTGCCGCCGGTGACGGCCAGCCTCGTGAAGGAGTCGCTCAACCAGACCGCGGCCCTCATGGGCAAGGAGCACGCGTGGCGCTATCACTTCATGGTGCACCAGTTCATGCACGGCACGAAGACGGCGCAGGACGCGCTGCGGGCGCGCAGGAAGACGGGCTCGGTGCGCGCGATGCTCGCCGAGCGTGATCGCAAGTTCGCGCGCGCGGGACGCAAGCCGCGATGA
- a CDS encoding SDR family NAD(P)-dependent oxidoreductase: MDRLRGSVAIVTGAGQGIGAAIAKVFAREGARVCVAELKPHRAERTADEIRAAGGDAFAQVCDVGEKAAIDAMVAETVRRHGTVDVLVNNAHGFGPRAKLEEIPEDQFDLSWRTGTKGTWWAMCAVRPIMAAKGRGRIINFGSLAAEQGHAGLGEYGASKAGITSLTCTAAREWGKHGITANVIYPAALTKRGMDFRDRDPERYARLMAERPVARLGDPETDIAPIAVFLASDDAQFLTGHVFYADGGAHLGHTS; encoded by the coding sequence GTGGACCGACTGCGCGGTAGCGTCGCGATCGTCACCGGCGCCGGCCAGGGCATCGGCGCCGCGATCGCCAAGGTCTTCGCGCGCGAGGGCGCGCGCGTGTGCGTAGCGGAGCTGAAGCCGCATCGCGCCGAGCGCACCGCCGACGAGATCCGCGCCGCCGGCGGCGACGCGTTCGCACAGGTGTGCGACGTCGGCGAGAAGGCGGCGATCGACGCCATGGTCGCCGAGACGGTCCGCCGCCATGGGACGGTCGACGTCCTGGTGAACAACGCGCACGGGTTCGGGCCCCGCGCCAAGCTCGAGGAGATCCCCGAGGACCAGTTCGATCTCTCCTGGCGCACGGGTACGAAGGGCACCTGGTGGGCGATGTGCGCGGTGCGCCCGATCATGGCCGCGAAGGGTCGCGGTCGCATCATCAACTTCGGGTCCCTCGCCGCCGAGCAGGGCCACGCCGGGCTCGGCGAGTACGGCGCCTCGAAGGCCGGCATCACCTCGCTCACCTGCACCGCCGCACGCGAGTGGGGGAAGCACGGCATCACGGCGAACGTCATCTATCCCGCCGCGCTCACCAAGCGCGGCATGGACTTCCGCGATCGCGATCCCGAGCGCTACGCACGCCTCATGGCCGAGCGTCCGGTCGCGCGCCTGGGCGATCCCGAGACCGACATCGCGCCGATCGCGGTCTTCCTCGCGAGCGACGACGCGCAGTTCCTGACCGGGCACGTGTTCTACGCCGACGGCGGCGCGCACCTCGGCCACACGAGCTGA
- a CDS encoding MSMEG_1061 family FMN-dependent PPOX-type flavoprotein, whose product MAEPDAARITTVEELRALVGEPMPATQMKVWSTLEAPAREFIARSPFLVLATADAAGHQDVSPKGDVPGFVAVPDEGTLLIPDRKGNKLVMGLRNVLENPHVGVLFLVPGTNETLRVNGRAELTRDAAVCERLAARGQPALLAIRVTVDECFFHCAKAFLRAELWKPATWPAGVRVSFGKMFAAKLGGDETMAQQIDAVIEDDYRSNL is encoded by the coding sequence ATGGCCGAGCCCGACGCCGCCCGCATCACGACAGTCGAGGAGCTGCGCGCCCTCGTCGGCGAGCCGATGCCGGCGACGCAGATGAAGGTGTGGTCCACGCTCGAAGCGCCGGCGCGCGAGTTCATCGCCCGCTCGCCGTTCCTCGTGCTCGCGACGGCGGACGCGGCGGGCCACCAGGACGTGTCCCCCAAGGGCGACGTCCCGGGCTTCGTCGCCGTGCCCGACGAGGGGACGCTCCTCATCCCCGACCGCAAGGGCAACAAGCTCGTCATGGGTCTCCGGAACGTCCTCGAGAACCCGCACGTGGGCGTCCTCTTCCTCGTGCCCGGCACGAACGAGACGCTGCGCGTGAACGGCCGCGCCGAGCTGACGCGCGACGCCGCCGTCTGCGAGCGGCTCGCAGCGCGCGGCCAGCCCGCATTGCTCGCGATCCGCGTCACCGTCGACGAGTGCTTCTTCCACTGCGCCAAGGCGTTCCTGCGCGCCGAGCTGTGGAAGCCCGCGACCTGGCCCGCCGGGGTGCGCGTCTCGTTCGGAAAGATGTTCGCCGCGAAGCTGGGCGGCGACGAGACGATGGCGCAGCAGATCGACGCGGTGATCGAGGACGACTACCGCTCGAACCTGTAG
- a CDS encoding iron-containing redox enzyme family protein, with translation MTATGSFKDVIKRDRAPERALPVDEFLAELDAFITAHSPYTQNEVVPAIGAGRASLAIVRRYAMELYYLGLWMTPEFPLLIANAPDVDAFTLEDSEHYQHWAQNFADETGYLRDPNHVLMKVEYTRAFDVADAELAAYVPMPETIGSVYTLLYYCRRSYEEALGALGYARERAAGMSGYAATLYQGLWKHYGVKVKNLEVHAYAETEHGDKALELMQRVCTTAYVQTRVRRAVQHTILTNEMRTWALNRWLAEPGALGGPTAR, from the coding sequence ATGACCGCGACGGGCTCGTTCAAGGACGTCATCAAGCGCGATCGCGCGCCCGAACGCGCGCTCCCCGTGGACGAGTTCCTGGCCGAGCTCGACGCCTTCATCACCGCACACAGCCCGTACACGCAGAACGAGGTCGTGCCGGCGATCGGCGCGGGCCGCGCGAGCCTCGCGATCGTGCGGCGCTACGCCATGGAGCTCTACTACCTGGGGCTCTGGATGACCCCCGAGTTTCCGCTCTTGATCGCGAACGCGCCCGACGTGGACGCCTTCACGCTCGAGGACTCGGAGCACTACCAGCACTGGGCGCAGAACTTCGCCGACGAGACCGGCTATCTGCGCGACCCGAACCACGTCCTGATGAAGGTCGAATACACGCGCGCGTTCGACGTGGCGGACGCGGAGCTCGCGGCCTACGTGCCGATGCCGGAGACGATCGGCTCCGTGTACACGCTCCTCTACTACTGCCGGCGTTCGTACGAGGAGGCGCTGGGCGCGCTTGGCTATGCGCGCGAGCGTGCCGCCGGCATGAGCGGCTATGCCGCGACGCTCTACCAGGGCCTCTGGAAGCACTACGGCGTCAAGGTGAAGAACCTCGAGGTGCACGCGTACGCCGAGACCGAGCACGGCGACAAGGCGCTCGAGCTGATGCAGCGGGTGTGCACGACGGCGTACGTGCAGACGCGCGTGCGGCGTGCCGTCCAGCACACGATCCTCACCAACGAGATGCGCACCTGGGCGCTCAACAGGTGGCTCGCCGAACCCGGGGCGCTCGGTGGACCGACTGCGCGGTAG
- a CDS encoding CoA transferase: protein MSQGPLVGLRILDLGTRIGAPFAATLLADLGADVIKVELPGQGDFMRTIGPFVGDYSLFWAVEGRSKRSITLDLRTPKGQELAKRLVATADVVVENFQPGTLEGWGLGYDALAAVNPGVILTRVSVYGQTGPYRDRPGLDRNGIALGGLMYITGYPDRPPVRPGLIVSDYLTAVFNAFAILAAVYERDKTARERGVPARGQWVDLSLYESILRIMEHTLAAYDRLGVVRERQGNRLENSAPLDNWETKDGKWVCIIAAGDGLFPRLCRAMEREDLLAVPRFKTMALRAEHGDEINQIVADWVRARTSAEIQTVLERHEVPFGVAYSVADIFGDPQVQARGDIERVDDPTIGPVRMQGVYPRFSRTPGRIQSGAPRLGAHNEEVYKDLLGLNDAELDALRKERVI from the coding sequence ATGAGCCAGGGCCCGCTGGTCGGCCTGCGCATCCTCGACCTCGGCACGCGCATCGGCGCGCCGTTCGCGGCGACGCTGCTCGCGGACCTCGGTGCCGACGTCATCAAGGTGGAGCTGCCGGGGCAGGGCGACTTCATGCGGACGATCGGCCCCTTCGTCGGCGACTACTCGCTCTTCTGGGCGGTCGAGGGACGCAGCAAGCGCTCGATCACCCTCGACCTGCGCACGCCCAAGGGGCAGGAGCTCGCGAAGCGTCTCGTCGCCACCGCCGACGTGGTGGTCGAGAACTTCCAGCCGGGGACGCTCGAAGGATGGGGCCTCGGCTACGACGCGCTCGCCGCCGTGAACCCCGGGGTGATCCTCACGCGCGTCTCGGTGTACGGGCAGACGGGACCCTATCGCGATCGTCCGGGGCTCGATCGGAACGGCATCGCCCTGGGTGGGCTCATGTACATCACGGGCTACCCGGATCGCCCGCCGGTGCGACCGGGGCTCATCGTCTCGGACTACCTGACGGCCGTCTTCAACGCGTTCGCGATCCTGGCGGCGGTCTACGAGCGCGACAAGACCGCCCGCGAGCGCGGCGTGCCGGCGCGCGGACAGTGGGTCGACCTCTCGCTCTACGAATCGATCCTGCGCATCATGGAGCACACGCTCGCGGCCTACGATCGCCTGGGCGTCGTCCGCGAGCGGCAGGGGAACCGGCTCGAGAACTCGGCGCCGCTCGACAACTGGGAGACGAAGGACGGCAAGTGGGTGTGCATCATCGCCGCCGGCGACGGGCTCTTCCCGCGCCTGTGCCGGGCGATGGAGCGCGAGGACCTGCTCGCCGTGCCGCGCTTCAAGACGATGGCGCTCCGCGCCGAGCACGGCGACGAGATCAACCAGATCGTCGCCGACTGGGTGCGCGCGCGCACGTCGGCCGAGATCCAGACGGTGCTCGAGCGCCACGAGGTGCCGTTCGGGGTCGCGTACTCGGTGGCCGACATCTTCGGCGATCCGCAGGTCCAGGCGCGCGGCGACATCGAGCGGGTCGACGATCCGACCATCGGCCCCGTGCGCATGCAGGGCGTCTACCCGCGCTTCTCTCGCACTCCCGGCCGCATCCAGAGCGGGGCCCCGCGCCTGGGAGCGCACAACGAGGAGGTGTACAAGGACCTCCTCGGCCTCAACGACGCGGAGCTGGACGCCCTGCGAAAGGAGCGCGTCATCTGA
- the folP gene encoding dihydropteroate synthase yields the protein MTAPRILGIVNVTEDSFSDGGRYLDPERAIAHAMALAADGADAIDLGGAASNPGAAPVEPEVEQRRLAPVVAHLRRHGVAVSVDSFHPATQRWALAEGVAFVNDTRGFPDPSIYAALAASAVRLVVMHAVQPTGKADRTTLADPATIYDRVEAFFAARLAALESAGIARERCIVDPGMGLFLGGTAPSIAILRRLGDLRRRFGLPVLVSVSRKSILRDLTGRAAGERGPSTLAAELFAARQGVDWLRTHDVRALRDALAVTAALGDR from the coding sequence CTGACGGCGCCCCGCATCCTCGGCATCGTCAACGTGACCGAGGACTCGTTCTCCGACGGCGGCCGCTACCTCGATCCGGAGCGCGCGATCGCGCACGCGATGGCGCTCGCCGCCGACGGCGCCGACGCGATAGACCTCGGCGGCGCGGCGAGCAATCCGGGCGCGGCGCCGGTCGAGCCCGAGGTCGAGCAGCGGCGCCTCGCGCCGGTCGTGGCGCACCTGCGCCGCCACGGGGTGGCCGTGTCGGTCGACTCGTTCCACCCGGCGACGCAGCGCTGGGCGCTCGCGGAGGGCGTCGCGTTCGTGAACGACACGCGCGGCTTCCCGGATCCGTCGATCTACGCCGCGCTCGCGGCGAGCGCGGTGCGCCTCGTCGTGATGCACGCCGTGCAGCCGACCGGCAAGGCCGACCGGACGACGCTCGCCGATCCCGCGACGATCTACGATCGCGTCGAGGCGTTCTTCGCGGCGCGTCTCGCCGCGCTGGAGTCCGCCGGGATCGCACGCGAGCGCTGCATCGTCGATCCCGGCATGGGTCTCTTCCTCGGCGGCACCGCCCCCTCGATCGCGATCCTGCGCCGTCTGGGCGACCTCCGCCGGCGCTTCGGGTTGCCGGTGCTCGTCAGCGTATCGCGCAAGTCGATCCTGCGCGATCTCACGGGCCGCGCGGCGGGCGAGCGCGGCCCGTCGACGCTCGCCGCCGAGCTCTTCGCCGCGCGCCAGGGCGTCGACTGGCTCCGCACCCACGACGTGCGCGCGCTCCGCGACGCCCTCGCGGTCACGGCCGCGCTCGGCGACCGCTGA
- a CDS encoding acyl-CoA dehydrogenase family protein: MDLTFSADQEAFRAELRAWLAANAPADPGEHASLADEVAFLRAWQRTLAGAGWVGIHWPKEYGGRGAGVIENYLFQEEMAAARAPEIIGRIGVNLVGPTLIAHGSEEQKRRFLPRIMPADEIWCQLFSEPGAGSDLTALRTRAERKGDGWVVSGQKVWTSYAQFARWGILLARTDPSVPKARGISYFICDMQEPGVTVRPLRQMTGSEEFNEVFLEDVFIPREHLVGALHDGWRIANTTLTHERGTSPRQLVIHRMLLADLLRLAREGVHGRTPAAADPNLRQRLAQHRIEVEITRLNNWRTLTRIERKQPLGPEASFVKLFWSEMSQRMHDTLMDVLGPEGLCWQPGPRAIAGGRLVRSFLYYRSASIFAGTSEIQRNILAERVLGLPRSR; encoded by the coding sequence GTGGACCTCACCTTCTCCGCCGACCAGGAGGCGTTCCGCGCCGAGCTGCGGGCGTGGCTCGCGGCGAATGCGCCCGCCGATCCCGGCGAGCACGCGTCGCTGGCGGACGAGGTGGCGTTCCTGCGCGCCTGGCAGCGAACGCTCGCCGGCGCCGGCTGGGTCGGCATCCACTGGCCGAAGGAGTACGGCGGGCGCGGTGCCGGCGTGATCGAGAACTACCTCTTCCAGGAGGAGATGGCGGCGGCGCGCGCCCCGGAGATCATCGGGCGCATCGGCGTCAACCTCGTCGGCCCGACGCTCATCGCGCACGGCAGCGAGGAGCAGAAGCGGCGCTTCCTGCCGAGGATCATGCCCGCCGACGAGATCTGGTGTCAGCTCTTCTCCGAGCCGGGCGCCGGCTCCGACCTGACCGCGCTGCGTACCCGCGCCGAGCGCAAGGGCGACGGATGGGTCGTCTCGGGCCAGAAGGTGTGGACCAGCTACGCGCAGTTCGCCCGCTGGGGCATCCTGCTGGCGCGCACCGATCCGTCGGTCCCGAAGGCCAGGGGGATCAGCTACTTCATCTGCGACATGCAGGAGCCGGGCGTGACGGTCCGGCCGCTGCGCCAGATGACGGGCAGCGAGGAGTTCAACGAGGTCTTTCTCGAGGACGTCTTCATCCCGCGCGAGCACCTGGTCGGCGCCCTGCACGACGGCTGGCGCATCGCCAACACGACGCTCACGCACGAGCGGGGCACCTCGCCACGCCAGCTCGTGATCCATCGCATGCTGCTCGCCGATCTCCTGCGGCTCGCGCGCGAGGGCGTGCACGGGCGCACGCCGGCGGCGGCCGACCCGAATCTCCGCCAGCGCCTCGCGCAGCACCGCATCGAGGTGGAGATCACGAGGCTCAACAACTGGCGCACGCTGACGCGCATCGAGCGCAAGCAGCCGCTCGGTCCCGAGGCGAGCTTCGTGAAGCTCTTCTGGAGCGAGATGAGCCAGCGCATGCACGACACGCTGATGGACGTGCTCGGCCCCGAGGGCCTGTGCTGGCAGCCGGGGCCGCGCGCGATCGCGGGCGGCCGCCTGGTGCGCTCCTTCCTCTACTATCGCTCGGCGTCGATCTTCGCCGGGACGTCCGAGATCCAGCGCAACATCCTGGCCGAGCGCGTGCTGGGCCTGCCGCGGTCCCGCTAG